A section of the Cloacibacillus sp. An23 genome encodes:
- a CDS encoding C-GCAxxG-C-C family protein, whose translation MERTREYIPPDELMYGFDHGINCAMYVFGTLAPKLGFDTAQARRIAALIGGGMGRSATCGCVTGAYMALGYKFANDQLGDVERLNHAKSIRQEFNQRFIEKFGSLDCSDILNGLKNCDSNDLAEIQKRDLYRTTCTRAINFACTLTDELIQKYQ comes from the coding sequence ATGGAGAGGACGAGAGAATATATTCCGCCAGATGAATTAATGTATGGATTTGACCATGGCATCAATTGTGCCATGTACGTCTTTGGGACCTTAGCCCCAAAACTCGGCTTTGATACAGCACAGGCTCGTCGAATCGCGGCTTTGATAGGAGGTGGCATGGGACGATCAGCAACTTGTGGATGCGTTACGGGGGCATATATGGCTTTAGGATATAAATTTGCTAACGATCAATTAGGTGATGTAGAGCGTCTGAATCATGCCAAAAGTATACGTCAAGAATTTAATCAACGTTTCATTGAGAAATTCGGCAGCTTAGACTGTAGTGACATATTGAACGGGCTGAAAAATTGCGATTCGAATGACCTAGCAGAAATTCAGAAGCGAGACTTATACAGAACAACATGTACAAGAGCTATTAATTTCGCCTGCACTCTCACAGACGAACTAATACAAAAATATCAATAA